The stretch of DNA AGTTCCACACTCGGATCACATTAACGCTTGTTCACCCAGTACAACACGGACGCGGTCGAACGTCAACGTCCGATCCCCCAATTCAGGCGGGACGGAATCCGACAAGATTGAGCGCGTAGACGCCGTACGAGTCCGCCACCGCCTGTGCAGTGAGCGGCCCGTCCGGCCGGTACCAGAGGGCAATACCCGCACACATGGTCAGCACGGCGGTCACCGCCTGGTGGACGTGCGGAACGTCGAAGTCTCCGCTGGCCACACCCGCTTCCGCGATGGTGACGAACAGGTGCTCCTGAGCGTCGCGCGAACCCACGACCCGCTTGCGATCCACCTCGTCGAGATAGCGCAGTTCAGTGTTGGCCACCAGGCACGCGCGCTGGTTGCGCGCGGTGTACAGCGAGTGCGCGACCACTGCGGCCGTCCACTGCTCCGCGGGTGCGGGACCCGCCTTACGCAGGGCGTTCCGGGTGGCGGTGAACTGCTCGTCGCTGGCCGCGCGCAGGATCTCGACGAGGAGTTCGTCCTTGTTGTCGAAGTGGTTGTAGACGTTGGCGGCGCTGCATCCGGCGCGTTTGGCGATGGTGCGCATGGTCGCGGCATGAAAACCGGCGGTGTAGAACTCGTCCAGCGCCGCGTCCAGAATCCGCTGCCTGACGGTAGGAATCACCGCACTGCTTGACCGAGTGTTCATCCCTCGGAGGGTAGGTGCAGCACGCGGTGTGAGCAAGGAAGCCTCCGGAAGATGCAGCTCAACCGCCCCTGAACAGCGAACGGCGGTACGTGTTGACCGAGAACAGCATGTCCGTTATGGTCCCCATCACATGAACGGTTGTTAATAACCGATTCCCACATTCCGCACACCGCACCGTGGAGGTATGCCACCTTGAGCACCCTCGAAGAACGAATCCGCCGCCTGGAAGACCTGGAAGCCATCCGCTACCTCGACGCGCAGTACTGCCGCCATCTCGACGACGGCAACTGGGACGCGCTGATGGACTTGTTCACCGAGGACGGCGAATTCGACGGACTGTCGAACCCGAAAGGCAAGAGCGAGATGCGGGAGTTCTTCGCCGGCCTCGCCGCCGGTGGGCTCACCGCGTTCTGGCACTTCATCACCAATCTGGAGATCGACCTCGACGGCGACCGCGCGACCGTCCGCTCGTTTCTGTGGCAGCCGTGCGTGTCCGACGGCGCCGCCTCCATCGCCGCCGGCCGCTACACCGACGAAGCCGTCAAGGTCGCGGGTCGCTGGCTGTACCGGGTCAAGCAGGTACGTTTCCACTACTTCGGGCCGCTGGCCGAGGGCTGGGACGAGAACCAGTTCGCCCTCGACACGGCACGCCGCGCGGCGGTGAACGCATGACCACCGAGTCGCCCACCACCGCGCCGGCCGCGCTCGTGTGGTCGCCGATTCTCGCGCTGCCGGAGTTCGTCGAATTGCGGCGCCGCCGCCGGGCCGTCACCACCGCTCTCGGCCTGATTGCGATCGCACTCTTCTCGGCGTTCCTCGTCGGATTCGCCTACTTCCCCGAATTCCTCGGCGACAACAGCGTGTTCGGGATTCCACTGTCACTGTGGGTGGTCTTCTCCCAGTTCGCCGGCACCTGGGTGCTGGTATTCGCGTACTTCCGGCTCTCCCGCACGTTCATCCAGCCCGCCGCCGATGCCGCCGTCCTGGCCATCGCACACCGTGATCAGGAGCTTGCATCATGACCGGCGACGCCGATTTCCTCGCCATCGGCATCTGTGCCGCCGTCATCTCCCTCACGTTGTGGGTGACGTTCGCCGCTTCCCGCCGAAGTCGCAGTGCCACCGGATTCTTCGCCGCGGGCCGCTCGATCACCGGGTGGCAGAACGGGTTCGCGATCGCCGGTGAGTTCATCTCCGCGGGCAGTTTCCTGGGTACTACGGGCCTGATCTTCTACAAGGGCGTCGACGGCGCCGTCATCCTGTGCACGTCGGTGGTCTCCTTCCTGCCCGTCCTGTTCCTCCTCGCCGAGAAGATGCGGAACGTCGGAAAGTTCACTCTCGCCGATGTTCTGGTGTTCCGGACCGGTGCACGACGCGTCCGGGTGGTGGTTGCGCTCAGCACCATCGTCACCGGCACGTTCGTGCTGCTCGCCCAGCTCGTCGCGGCGGGCGTCCTCCTCGAGTCGGTGTCGGGGATCCCGTTCGGCCTCTCCGTCGTGGTCGCCGGATCGCTGATGGGGATCTACGTCTTCGTCGGCGGAATGCTGGCGACCACGTGGGTTCAGGTGATCAAGTCGTCCATCCTGTCGATCCTGGCGGTCGTGGTGTGCCTCGGAATCCTCGCGAAGTTCGGCTTCAGCCTCCCCGGCATGCTCGGGGCGGCAACATCGAATGCGAAGGCCGGAGACGCCATCCTCTCGCCGGGACTGATCTTCGGGCAGACCGGTGCGATCAACCTGATCTCGTACTCCCTCGCATTCGCCCTCGGCACGGCAGGCATGGCACACATCCTGATCCGCTTCTTCACCGTCCCCGAGGCCGCGACGGCGCGGAAGTCGCTCGGCTGGACCGTCGCGCTGTGCAGCGTGTTCTACCTGATCGTCATCGTGATGGGCTTCGGCACCGCAGCGCTCCTCGGCCCGGAAGGCGCGGATCGCGTCGGCGCAGGCGGCAATCTCGCGGCACCCACGCTCGTCACGGAACTCGGCGGGGGCGTCGGCACCGTCGGCGGATCGATCGCGCTGGCCATGGTGGCGGCCGTCGCGTTCGCGAGCATCGTCGCCGTCGTCGCCGGTGTGGTGATCTCGGCGGCGGGAACGTTCGCGCACGACGTGTGGCCGACCCTCACCCGCAGGAGGGCAGCCGAGCCCGACACGGAGACGTCCGACGCTCGCGAGGCCAAGGTCGCCCGGTTTGCGGCCGTGGGGTTCAGCGTCATTGCGATCGCGCTGACGATGGCGATCGGCGACACCACGAACATCACGTACTTCATGGGAATGGCGTTCATGGTCGCCGGCAGCGCGCACCTGCCGAGCCTGCTGCTCAGCCTGGGCTGGCGGCGGTTCAACAGCACCGGCGCCGTGTGGGGCATCTCGGTGGGACTCGCATCCACCGTGGTCAGCCTGATGTTCACGGAGGCGCTCTGGCTGGGTAGTGGCCCGGCGCCGCTGACCATCCAGTTGCCGGTGATCATCACCATGCCGCTCGGGTTGGCCGCCGCCGTCTTCGGTTCGCTCGCCGGCGAACGCCGTCACGGACGTTCGGCCGATCGGGACGAGAAGTTCGCCGAGATGCTGGTGCGCGCCGAAACCGGAATCGGCGCGGAACTCGCCGAGGCGCACTGACCCTCGACCCAGGGCGCGCTGCTTCTCGCGCGCCCTGGATCACGCCGCGCGCGTTCACCGACGCGACTCGGAACGAACCGGGCAACCTGTGGTTCTACTGGTCGCGCGCGGTGGAGGATCCGAACCTGTACGTCCTCGTCGAAGCGTTCCGCGACGACGCCGCCGCCCACGTGCAGAGCGACCATTTCCGGAACGCGCTGGCCACCTTGAAGCCGGCCCTCGCCCAGACGCCGCGGATCATCAACACCACGATCGACGCCACCGAGTGGCCCCTGATGGGTGAACTCGAAGTGGACTGACCCCGTCCGGCTTCACCCTGAAGCCGCGAGCACGGCGCGTTAGCCTGGAATCGTGGCTTCCGATCTCACCGACTTCGACGCAGTGATCTTCGACTTCTCCGGCACGCTGTTCCGGCTGGAGGAGGACGACAGTTGGATGTCCGACCTCACCGACCACGACGGTGAACCGTTCGACCTCCACCAGCAGGCCGAGTTGATGCGGCGCATGACGGCGCCGGTCGGCCAGACCGTCGAGATGGACGCCGCCGAACACCACGCATGGACCAACCGCGACCTCGACCCCCGCTTCCACCGGCAGGCGTACCTCGACGTGCTGCGCAAGTCCGGGGTCGCGCACGAGGACCAGGCGGTCGGGCTGTACGAGCGGCTGATCGACCCGGGGTGCTGGAGCGCGTACCCCGACACGGCGGAAGTGCTTGCGGCACTGAAGGACCGTGGAATCAAGGTCGCCGTGCTGAGCAACATCGCGTTCGACATCCGGCCCGCGTTCGTGGATCTGGGTGTGGAACACCTCGTCGACGAGTTCGTGCTGTCGTTCGAGGTGGGTGCGGTCAAACCAGACCCGAAGATCTTCGAGCACGCCCTCGCCGCGCTCGGCTCCGAGCCCGGACGCACCCTGATGATCGGCGACAGCGAGGAAGCCGACGGCGCCGCGCGGAAGGTGGGCTGCGCCTTCGCCCTCGTCGACCCCGTCCCCCTCGCGGAACGTCCGGACGGCCTGCGAACTGCGTTGAGTGCCTTCGGCCTGTGAGTACTTGTTGACGTCCCGCGGTTAACAAGTACTCACGAGCGCAGCAAACCGCGACCCGTGACGAGCGGCAGGTCGAGTGCGGTCACCAGGCCGGGCTTCGCCTCGACCACCGCCCGCACCGAATTCACCAGGCGCATCGCGGTGACGATCATCCCCGACACGTTGTGGTCGCCGTTCTCGCCGTGGTGATTGAACTCGACGGTCATCATCGGTTCGCCGGTGATGTCGATGCGGTAGCACCCGTCGCCGCGGGTGGGTTTCGGCCAGTCCGGTTGCTGGTCGGGGTGCGTGCGGGTGACGTGCTCGAGGACCACACGGGGCACCCCGTCGACCGAACCGATGACTTCGAACCGCACCGCCGCCGCCGTCCCCTTCGCGATGTGGCACGACAGTATGTCCAGGTCTTCCTCGGCGGGGACGCGTTCGAACTTCTCGACAAGCGGTTCGTCCAGGGTGACGTCCAGTCCCGCGGCGATCTGGCGGACGACGCTTCCCCACGCCAACGACAGCACCCCAGGCTGGAACAGCATCGGCGTCTCCTCGACGGGTTTGCCGAAGCCGAAGATCTCGCTCATCACCACCGGCTGGTAGTAGGTGGAGTAGTCGGCGATCTCGGAGCAGCGCACCTCGTCGATCCGCTGCGACAGGCTCGTCATGGCCAGCGGGAGAACGTCGTTCGCGAACCCGGGGTCGATACCGTTCACGTGGAGACTCGCGCCTCCCCGCTCGCCGGCGCCGCGGATGCGGTCGACGAGTTCATCGGGGACCACGCCGATCGGGTACTGCAACAGAACCGGACCCGAGGACACGACGTTGATGCCGGCCTCGAGGAACGAGATCAGGTCCTCGATGGCGTCGAAGATGCGGTCGTCCGTCATCGCGGTGTGCACGATGCAGTCGGGTTTCAGGGCGAGAAGCGCCGCCTTGTCGTCGGTTGCCGTCACCCCGAGATCCCGTCCGAGGCCCGCCAGCTCACCGGCATCCTTCCCGGCCTTCTCCGGGTCGGACACCCACACGCCGACCAGTTCGAGGTCGTCGCGGGCGTCGATGCCTGCGATGGCGTGACGCCCGACCGTACCGGTGGACCATTCGACGACGCGATAGCTCATGAGTTCTCTCCCTGTCCAGAAGTAGTACCCCTCCCGCGAATGTAACAGGTTCTAGTGCTCCGGTCGTGAGTACTTGTCAACCACGGGCGGTTAATAAGTACTCACGGGTGCGGAGCGCCCTAAGCTGGGTCGATGAGCGAAGCCGACCCGCAACGAGTGGGTGCTCTCGACGTCGTGGCCTTCGCCTGTGAGATCGCGATGCTGGTCCTGCTCGCTGTCGCGGGGTGGTCGCTCGCGAACTCGACGGTCGTTCAGGTGGTACTCGCGTCGCTCCTCCCGGTGGCAGCTGCCACGATCTGGGGTGTCGCCATGGCACCGAAATCGAGCCGACGACTACCCAACCCCGCACGACTGGTCGCCCAGACCGCTCTGTTCGCGGCGACCGGCGTACTCGTTGCATCCG from Rhodococcus opacus B4 encodes:
- a CDS encoding TetR/AcrR family transcriptional regulator, yielding MNTRSSSAVIPTVRQRILDAALDEFYTAGFHAATMRTIAKRAGCSAANVYNHFDNKDELLVEILRAASDEQFTATRNALRKAGPAPAEQWTAAVVAHSLYTARNQRACLVANTELRYLDEVDRKRVVGSRDAQEHLFVTIAEAGVASGDFDVPHVHQAVTAVLTMCAGIALWYRPDGPLTAQAVADSYGVYALNLVGFRPA
- a CDS encoding nuclear transport factor 2 family protein — its product is MSTLEERIRRLEDLEAIRYLDAQYCRHLDDGNWDALMDLFTEDGEFDGLSNPKGKSEMREFFAGLAAGGLTAFWHFITNLEIDLDGDRATVRSFLWQPCVSDGAASIAAGRYTDEAVKVAGRWLYRVKQVRFHYFGPLAEGWDENQFALDTARRAAVNA
- a CDS encoding DUF485 domain-containing protein; its protein translation is MTTESPTTAPAALVWSPILALPEFVELRRRRRAVTTALGLIAIALFSAFLVGFAYFPEFLGDNSVFGIPLSLWVVFSQFAGTWVLVFAYFRLSRTFIQPAADAAVLAIAHRDQELAS
- a CDS encoding solute symporter family protein is translated as MTGDADFLAIGICAAVISLTLWVTFAASRRSRSATGFFAAGRSITGWQNGFAIAGEFISAGSFLGTTGLIFYKGVDGAVILCTSVVSFLPVLFLLAEKMRNVGKFTLADVLVFRTGARRVRVVVALSTIVTGTFVLLAQLVAAGVLLESVSGIPFGLSVVVAGSLMGIYVFVGGMLATTWVQVIKSSILSILAVVVCLGILAKFGFSLPGMLGAATSNAKAGDAILSPGLIFGQTGAINLISYSLAFALGTAGMAHILIRFFTVPEAATARKSLGWTVALCSVFYLIVIVMGFGTAALLGPEGADRVGAGGNLAAPTLVTELGGGVGTVGGSIALAMVAAVAFASIVAVVAGVVISAAGTFAHDVWPTLTRRRAAEPDTETSDAREAKVARFAAVGFSVIAIALTMAIGDTTNITYFMGMAFMVAGSAHLPSLLLSLGWRRFNSTGAVWGISVGLASTVVSLMFTEALWLGSGPAPLTIQLPVIITMPLGLAAAVFGSLAGERRHGRSADRDEKFAEMLVRAETGIGAELAEAH
- a CDS encoding putative quinol monooxygenase, with the translated sequence MTLDPGRAASRAPWITPRAFTDATRNEPGNLWFYWSRAVEDPNLYVLVEAFRDDAAAHVQSDHFRNALATLKPALAQTPRIINTTIDATEWPLMGELEVD
- a CDS encoding HAD family hydrolase, producing the protein MASDLTDFDAVIFDFSGTLFRLEEDDSWMSDLTDHDGEPFDLHQQAELMRRMTAPVGQTVEMDAAEHHAWTNRDLDPRFHRQAYLDVLRKSGVAHEDQAVGLYERLIDPGCWSAYPDTAEVLAALKDRGIKVAVLSNIAFDIRPAFVDLGVEHLVDEFVLSFEVGAVKPDPKIFEHALAALGSEPGRTLMIGDSEEADGAARKVGCAFALVDPVPLAERPDGLRTALSAFGL
- a CDS encoding NAD(P)H-dependent amine dehydrogenase family protein; the encoded protein is MSYRVVEWSTGTVGRHAIAGIDARDDLELVGVWVSDPEKAGKDAGELAGLGRDLGVTATDDKAALLALKPDCIVHTAMTDDRIFDAIEDLISFLEAGINVVSSGPVLLQYPIGVVPDELVDRIRGAGERGGASLHVNGIDPGFANDVLPLAMTSLSQRIDEVRCSEIADYSTYYQPVVMSEIFGFGKPVEETPMLFQPGVLSLAWGSVVRQIAAGLDVTLDEPLVEKFERVPAEEDLDILSCHIAKGTAAAVRFEVIGSVDGVPRVVLEHVTRTHPDQQPDWPKPTRGDGCYRIDITGEPMMTVEFNHHGENGDHNVSGMIVTAMRLVNSVRAVVEAKPGLVTALDLPLVTGRGLLRS
- a CDS encoding YrdB family protein, whose protein sequence is MSEADPQRVGALDVVAFACEIAMLVLLAVAGWSLANSTVVQVVLASLLPVAAATIWGVAMAPKSSRRLPNPARLVAQTALFAATGVLVASAGHPWWGLAFAVVATATFAARSHTPE